One genomic window of Meles meles chromosome 3, mMelMel3.1 paternal haplotype, whole genome shotgun sequence includes the following:
- the LIX1 gene encoding protein limb expression 1 homolog, which translates to MDRTLESLRHIIAQVLPHRDPALVFKDLNVVSMLQEFWESKQQQRAAFPSEGVVVYESLPSPGPPFVSYVTLPGGSCFGNFQCCLSRAEARRDAAKVALINSLFNELPSRRITKEFIVESVQEAVASTSGTLDDADDPSTSIGAYHYMLESNMGKTMLEFQELMTIFQLLHWNGSLKALRETKCSRQEVISYYSQYSLDEKMRSHMALDWIMKEKESPGILSQELRMALRELEEARKAGQELRFYKEKKEILSLALTQIYSDLDTSSPSDDQLSLTALCGYH; encoded by the exons tGAATGTTGTGTCAATGTTACAGGAATTTTGGGAAAGCAAGCAGCAGCAGAGAGCTGCATTCCCAAGTGAAGGCGTGGTGGTCTATGAGTCGCTGCCGTCTCCAGGACCTCCCTTTGTGAGTTATGTGACCCTCCCAGGGGGAAGCTGTTTTGGCAACTTTCAG TGCTGCTTAAGTAGAGCTGAGGCCAGACGGGATGCAGCGAAAGTGGCCCTAATCAACTCCCTCTTCAATGAGCTGCCCTCTCGAAGGATCACTAAGGAATTCATTGTGGAAAGCGTGCAGGAAGCAGTCGCCTCCACCAGT GGCACTTTGGATGATGCAGATGACCCCAGCACCAGCATTGGAGCCTACCACTACATGTTGGAGTCAAACATGGGGAAGACCATGCTGGAGTTTCAG GAGCTGATGACCATTTTCCAGCTATTGCACTGGAATGGAAGCTTAAAAGCCCTTCGTGAAACAAAGTGTTCCCGACAG GAAGTCATCTCCTACTATTCCCAGTATTCCCTAGATGAAAAGATGCGCAGTCACATGGCCCTGGACTGGATCATGAAGGAGAAGGAGTCGCCAGGAATCCTCTCTCAAGAGCTACGGATGGCCCTGAGGGAGTTGGAGGAAGCCAGGAAAGCGGGACAAGAACTGCGgttttacaaagaaaagaaagaaatccttagTTTAGCCCTGACTCAGATCTACAGTGATCTTGACACCTCCTCTCCCAGTGATGATCAGCTGAGCCTAACAGCCCTCTGTGGTTACCACTAG